From one Nitrosococcus halophilus Nc 4 genomic stretch:
- a CDS encoding lysylphosphatidylglycerol synthase transmembrane domain-containing protein, whose product MRRYWILALLALGLGLMIPLSYGGLAVFERLSQVPFWLPLLTLGMIFIGWNFNAAKLRILVSAVDTKLSHKSALGTVMAWEFAFSATPAGSGGVISYVYLLNRYGVKTAHGAAVFAMELGIDLLFFVTASFIVVIKLATSATYDVHLGFILVAVLLTGGMGFMWVLAHQYRRLLRILGYLLKVLRVSAVLRKRAARWMLRLRSGLTLLLGLPRRYLYAAYLLCIGHWLLRFSVLYVLLLGLGEDIPWPYLFITQVLILALGHFTFLPGGTGGVELGFGAMLGPFLDSATLATALVLWRFATFYWYLIAGGPVFAAVAGPVIFRTLVQATSRKS is encoded by the coding sequence GTGAGACGCTATTGGATTTTAGCTCTGCTCGCCTTAGGCTTGGGCCTGATGATTCCGCTGAGTTATGGTGGGTTAGCCGTCTTTGAACGCCTCAGTCAGGTGCCTTTTTGGCTACCCTTGCTCACCCTGGGTATGATCTTCATCGGTTGGAATTTTAATGCCGCAAAGCTGCGGATATTGGTCTCTGCGGTAGATACCAAGCTTTCCCACAAGAGTGCCCTGGGGACGGTGATGGCCTGGGAATTTGCTTTTTCCGCGACCCCAGCAGGTAGTGGGGGAGTGATCAGTTATGTTTACCTTCTGAATCGGTATGGCGTCAAAACCGCCCACGGGGCTGCGGTGTTTGCCATGGAGTTGGGAATAGACCTGTTGTTCTTCGTCACCGCTTCCTTCATTGTAGTGATAAAGTTAGCGACCAGTGCGACCTATGATGTTCATCTGGGGTTTATTCTGGTGGCGGTATTGCTCACCGGGGGGATGGGATTTATGTGGGTGCTTGCCCATCAATATCGGAGATTGTTGCGGATATTGGGCTATCTGTTGAAAGTATTGAGGGTGTCGGCTGTTTTGCGCAAACGGGCAGCCCGTTGGATGCTCCGTCTCCGTAGTGGCTTGACACTACTCTTAGGACTACCCCGGCGGTATTTGTATGCAGCTTATCTCTTATGTATCGGGCATTGGCTCTTACGTTTCAGTGTCCTTTATGTCCTCTTGCTAGGATTGGGAGAAGATATTCCCTGGCCTTATCTGTTTATTACCCAAGTATTGATATTGGCCTTGGGGCATTTCACCTTTTTACCTGGGGGGACCGGTGGGGTCGAACTTGGGTTTGGCGCCATGCTGGGACCCTTTCTTGACAGTGCCACCCTGGCTACAGCCCTTGTGCTTTGGCGTTTCGCTACTTTTTACTGGTATCTCATTGCCGGTGGACCAGTGTTTGCGGCGGTGGCGGGTCCAGTGATTTTTCGAACCTTGGTTCAGGCTACTAGCCGGAAATCATAG